In Bdellovibrionales bacterium, the following proteins share a genomic window:
- a CDS encoding sigma-70 family RNA polymerase sigma factor, translating to MKSVNDVELVKSIQGGRMDDFSKLVRKYETPLVRLISRHVRDMELARDVVQETFLKVHQNIHNFEGRCSFKNWIYKIAINTARNKIRSFREMENIDDAVIIENSMVESRMIHQELIDQLYGFMETLPNKQRQTVELRVLKDLSFKDVAEIMRCPYDTAKANYRHAMLKLKDMILSQAEEDRRHSA from the coding sequence ATGAAATCTGTCAATGATGTAGAATTAGTGAAAAGCATCCAGGGGGGGAGAATGGATGATTTTTCGAAGTTGGTCCGAAAGTATGAGACGCCGTTAGTGCGTCTCATCAGTCGCCACGTGCGAGACATGGAGTTGGCACGTGATGTGGTTCAAGAAACATTTTTAAAAGTGCATCAGAATATCCATAATTTTGAAGGGCGCTGTTCCTTTAAAAATTGGATTTATAAAATCGCGATCAATACGGCGAGAAATAAAATTCGCTCATTTAGAGAGATGGAAAACATCGACGATGCGGTGATTATCGAAAACAGTATGGTGGAATCACGGATGATCCACCAGGAGCTGATCGATCAACTTTATGGTTTTATGGAAACATTGCCGAACAAGCAGAGGCAGACCGTAGAGTTGAGAGTTCTTAAAGATCTGAGCTTCAAGGATGTGGCAGAGATCATGAGGTGCCCGTACGATACGGCGAAGGCGAACTACCGCCACGCTATGCTTAAACTCAAGGATATGATTTTAAGCCAGGCCGAGGAGGATCGACGCCACTCGGCTTAG
- a CDS encoding metallophosphoesterase, with the protein MKKIKLVISDLHLGKGRRLPNGMVNPYEEFYFEDKLVEFIDFFSSGKYREYEVELIINGDFLNFLQVDYNGHFLAVETEGMSLDKLKNIIKGQSKVFKALREFAASPGKSIAYIVGNHDQAMLWPQLRAYFNEVIGVPVKFKNIAYNFDGIHIEHGHMHEAANRLDPKKFFLKKDLPEPIMNLPFGSYFFIDFVMRVKQQHAHIDKIRPFKKLIRWALVNETWFTIVTLGKLLWFFAKALFVQQATTQFSPKRIIQTFLESAIFPDLSDSAHRILKHDAVNTVIFGHTHVYEYRQWEGGKEYINTGTWTEVTSLDVKNLGKITKLTYVFIDYETGRPLCRLKEWKGYHKVEEDVVVA; encoded by the coding sequence ATGAAGAAAATAAAACTTGTGATCAGTGATTTACATCTTGGAAAAGGGCGAAGACTGCCAAACGGTATGGTCAATCCCTACGAGGAGTTTTACTTCGAAGATAAGCTCGTCGAATTTATTGATTTTTTCTCCAGCGGTAAATATCGAGAGTATGAAGTCGAACTGATCATTAATGGCGACTTCCTCAATTTTTTACAAGTTGATTACAACGGACACTTCCTCGCCGTCGAGACCGAGGGCATGTCGCTCGATAAACTCAAAAATATCATCAAGGGGCAAAGTAAGGTCTTTAAAGCCCTTCGTGAATTCGCCGCTTCTCCCGGAAAGTCGATCGCTTACATCGTCGGGAATCATGATCAAGCGATGCTATGGCCTCAATTACGCGCTTACTTTAACGAAGTGATCGGCGTTCCTGTTAAATTTAAGAATATCGCGTATAACTTCGATGGAATTCATATCGAACATGGTCATATGCACGAAGCGGCCAATCGTTTGGATCCGAAAAAATTCTTTCTTAAGAAAGATCTGCCAGAGCCCATCATGAACCTTCCGTTTGGCTCGTACTTTTTTATCGATTTTGTCATGCGCGTGAAGCAACAGCACGCACATATTGATAAAATTCGTCCATTTAAAAAACTCATTCGTTGGGCATTGGTTAACGAGACCTGGTTTACGATCGTGACACTGGGAAAACTCCTCTGGTTTTTCGCGAAAGCTTTATTTGTTCAACAAGCGACCACGCAGTTTTCTCCGAAACGAATTATTCAAACCTTTTTGGAGAGCGCCATTTTTCCGGATCTCAGTGATTCCGCTCATCGCATTCTTAAGCACGATGCCGTGAACACGGTGATTTTTGGTCATACCCATGTTTATGAGTACAGACAGTGGGAGGGTGGCAAAGAATATATCAATACGGGAACTTGGACCGAGGTCACTTCTCTTGATGTTAAGAATCTCGGAAAAATTACAAAACTGACTTACGTCTTTATCGATTACGAAACTGGTCGACCACTTTGTCGCTTGAAAGAGTGGAAGGGTTACCATAAGGTTGAAGAAGACGTTGTCGTGGCCTAG
- the rlmN gene encoding 23S rRNA (adenine(2503)-C(2))-methyltransferase RlmN, with the protein MSKTNFFNLSLEDLQAFLLGKGKEKFRAQQIYKWVYDKRVFDVDQMTNLAKGFRDEVRDLLTFDLPPVVEHRKSVDGTQKFLFSIDKFTVEAVLIPADDRNTLCVSSEVGCNMACQFCYTGKQKLKRRLTSGEIVGQFLQVAKRLDEGTRITNIVFMGMGEPLDNTEEVFKAIKILNDDRGINFSRKKITVSTSGLVPQIPLVTESGVRLAVSLNAPNDEIRNVIMPINKKYPLEQLLEACRVHAEESRDRVTFEYVLLKDVNDDLDHAKQVARMLKGIPCKVNLIPFNEHPDSGFYRPESKKAFHFQKELLNKGFHTTIRKTMGRDIFAACGQLTSLHDKKPVFQDVVTGVLG; encoded by the coding sequence ATGTCGAAAACCAATTTTTTCAATCTCAGTCTCGAAGATTTGCAGGCGTTTTTACTCGGTAAGGGTAAGGAGAAATTTCGCGCGCAGCAGATCTATAAATGGGTTTACGACAAGCGCGTTTTTGATGTCGACCAGATGACCAATCTCGCCAAGGGCTTCCGTGACGAAGTTCGCGACCTTCTCACCTTTGATCTCCCGCCCGTCGTTGAGCACCGTAAAAGTGTGGATGGAACCCAAAAGTTTTTATTTAGCATTGATAAATTCACCGTAGAAGCCGTTCTTATTCCCGCCGATGATCGCAATACCCTTTGTGTATCCTCGGAAGTGGGATGCAATATGGCCTGCCAGTTTTGCTACACCGGCAAACAAAAATTAAAACGCCGTCTTACGTCTGGCGAAATTGTCGGTCAGTTTTTGCAGGTGGCAAAGCGTCTTGATGAAGGCACTCGCATCACCAATATCGTATTTATGGGCATGGGTGAGCCCCTCGACAACACCGAAGAAGTTTTTAAAGCGATTAAAATTTTAAATGACGATCGCGGTATCAACTTCTCCCGCAAAAAAATAACTGTCTCGACATCGGGTCTTGTTCCACAGATTCCTCTGGTGACGGAGTCGGGTGTGCGCCTCGCTGTCAGTCTCAATGCGCCGAACGATGAGATTCGCAATGTGATCATGCCCATCAATAAAAAATATCCTTTGGAGCAACTCCTCGAGGCCTGCCGTGTGCACGCCGAAGAGTCCCGCGATCGTGTCACGTTCGAGTATGTTCTGCTCAAAGACGTGAATGATGATCTCGATCACGCCAAACAAGTGGCGCGCATGCTCAAAGGCATTCCGTGCAAGGTCAATTTGATTCCATTCAACGAACATCCTGATTCGGGATTTTATCGTCCTGAGTCCAAAAAAGCGTTTCACTTTCAGAAGGAATTGTTGAATAAAGGGTTTCACACGACGATTCGAAAAACTATGGGTCGCGATATTTTTGCAGCTTGTGGTCAATTGACGTCACTACACGATAAGAAGCCCGTGTTCCAAGATGTGGTCACCGGCGTCCTCGGCTAA
- a CDS encoding sugar kinase, with amino-acid sequence MSEILVVGSLAYDSIASPEGKVAKSLGGAANFFSVAAHHFSPVRVVGVVGDDYSQGDLDVLQKRKGIDTTGIQKIPNGKTFHWEGKYEGDLSEAITLNTELNVFANFNPTLPENYKNSSHVFLANIDPTLQLKVLEQVKAPKLIGADTMNFWITSKLDVLQQMIKKIDVIFINEAEAKVLTKTANAIAASEVLLQQGLKAVVIKRGEYGVVLRMAEGIAILPAYPISKVFDPTGAGDSFAGACFGYLARAEKFDFATLKQAAVYGTCMASFTVEKFGLGRLLEVRPEDLEERRQQLLTISSFN; translated from the coding sequence ATGTCAGAAATTCTAGTGGTTGGTAGCTTGGCGTATGATTCGATCGCAAGTCCCGAAGGAAAAGTCGCAAAAAGCTTGGGCGGTGCTGCCAACTTCTTCTCTGTAGCGGCTCATCACTTTTCTCCTGTTCGCGTCGTTGGTGTGGTCGGAGATGATTATTCTCAAGGCGACCTCGACGTATTACAAAAGCGAAAAGGCATTGATACCACCGGGATTCAGAAAATTCCCAATGGAAAAACGTTTCATTGGGAAGGGAAGTACGAAGGCGACTTGAGCGAGGCGATCACTCTCAATACCGAACTCAATGTGTTCGCGAACTTTAATCCGACACTTCCAGAAAACTACAAAAACTCCTCTCATGTATTTCTCGCCAACATTGATCCGACTCTACAACTCAAGGTCCTCGAGCAGGTGAAGGCGCCAAAGCTCATCGGTGCCGACACGATGAATTTTTGGATCACATCTAAACTCGACGTCCTTCAGCAGATGATTAAAAAAATCGACGTCATTTTTATTAACGAAGCCGAGGCTAAGGTGCTCACAAAGACGGCCAATGCCATTGCGGCTTCGGAAGTTCTCCTTCAGCAAGGACTCAAAGCGGTTGTCATCAAACGCGGGGAGTATGGTGTGGTTCTTCGAATGGCCGAAGGCATTGCAATTCTCCCAGCCTATCCGATCTCTAAAGTTTTTGATCCGACCGGTGCCGGCGACTCTTTTGCGGGAGCTTGTTTTGGATACCTAGCGCGCGCCGAAAAATTTGATTTCGCAACGTTAAAACAAGCCGCCGTCTACGGAACCTGTATGGCAAGCTTTACGGTTGAAAAATTCGGACTCGGTCGTCTCCTAGAGGTTCGTCCAGAAGATCTCGAAGAGCGGCGCCAGCAGCTTTTAACTATATCCTCTTTTAACTAA
- the rfaE1 gene encoding D-glycero-beta-D-manno-heptose-7-phosphate kinase — MTTQSTWILDHLTQLQSKRILVIGDVGLDVYLMGDVKRISPEAPVPVLDVRSEDARLGLSANVANNVQTLGGECVLVSVVGEDQGAEDLKALLKENKIDTRGIITDRQRPTTRKMRLLAGQHHIARVDFEKKTPLSDAVKKQVLKNVSDSMASVDCVILQDYAKGLLDRDLCQAVIQLAQQSHKKVLVDPYRSSPLENYKGAYLMTPNRDESLDLARQKDVTISDQSSEDIDLIGRTLMKSIASEQMVVTLGSAGMRLFSKDKTQTLPTYAQNVFDVTGAGDTVISAISLALSAGWSLEHAGILANFAAGVVVGKVGCVPCELEDLKAFLRKT, encoded by the coding sequence ATGACCACACAAAGCACATGGATTTTAGATCATCTGACTCAACTGCAATCGAAACGCATTTTGGTGATCGGAGATGTTGGTTTAGACGTTTATTTAATGGGCGATGTAAAACGAATTAGCCCCGAAGCTCCGGTACCGGTGCTCGATGTGCGCAGCGAAGATGCGCGTTTGGGCCTGTCGGCCAACGTGGCCAACAACGTGCAAACCCTCGGCGGTGAGTGCGTCTTAGTCTCCGTCGTAGGAGAGGATCAGGGGGCAGAAGATCTCAAGGCCCTTCTTAAGGAAAATAAAATTGATACCCGTGGCATCATTACTGATCGCCAACGCCCGACCACTCGCAAAATGCGGTTATTGGCGGGTCAGCATCACATTGCTCGCGTAGACTTCGAAAAGAAGACGCCTTTGTCAGATGCGGTTAAAAAACAAGTTCTCAAAAACGTCTCTGACTCTATGGCCTCGGTCGATTGTGTGATCCTCCAGGATTATGCGAAGGGCCTATTGGATCGCGACCTGTGCCAAGCGGTGATCCAGCTGGCTCAACAGAGCCATAAAAAAGTTTTAGTGGATCCCTATCGCTCAAGCCCCCTTGAAAATTACAAGGGCGCTTACTTAATGACACCGAACCGCGACGAATCCTTGGATCTCGCTCGGCAAAAAGATGTAACCATCAGCGACCAATCGAGCGAGGACATTGATCTCATTGGACGCACTCTAATGAAGTCGATTGCCAGCGAGCAAATGGTGGTCACTTTAGGGTCAGCAGGGATGCGTTTATTCTCGAAAGACAAAACCCAGACACTTCCCACCTATGCTCAGAACGTCTTTGATGTGACCGGAGCGGGCGATACGGTAATATCTGCGATTTCTTTAGCATTATCAGCAGGTTGGAGCTTAGAGCATGCAGGGATATTGGCCAACTTTGCGGCCGGCGTGGTGGTCGGCAAAGTGGGCTGTGTGCCCTGTGAACTTGAGGATTTAAAAGCTTTTCTTAGAAAGACGTAA
- a CDS encoding GGDEF domain-containing protein, whose product MSAKKINAFDDAFTATDEKTSVVQGLTFDKKLQQISKMPPSLVLLMGPAGYQGRQWSLDNADVIIGRSMSSDVFIDDRSVSKSHAKLTYGFGEVSIIDLDSTNKTIVNGAAIPPFVPKKLENNDQIKIGNVLFKFLEQGSIEAITHQNLQQKSEKDPLTGAWNKGALLVKGPEFFKRARLLNTPMSLLVLDLDHFRRINETYSHLGGDVVLREVSQVVNKLIRNDDYFARFGGEEFVVMLFGSNIQKAEEIGERIRSTIEKHEFSHQGQNIPVTTSIGISAQEPEMSTFDELFAKADTALYASKNSGRNRVTCL is encoded by the coding sequence ATGTCAGCAAAAAAGATCAATGCCTTTGATGATGCTTTTACAGCAACTGATGAGAAGACGAGTGTTGTTCAGGGTTTAACCTTCGACAAAAAACTTCAACAGATTTCCAAAATGCCTCCTTCGTTGGTGCTTTTGATGGGCCCAGCAGGATATCAAGGTCGACAGTGGAGTTTGGATAACGCAGACGTTATTATCGGTCGTTCCATGAGTTCCGATGTTTTCATCGATGATCGAAGTGTGAGTAAATCTCACGCTAAGCTCACTTATGGTTTTGGTGAAGTTTCGATTATTGATTTAGATTCCACCAACAAAACTATTGTTAACGGTGCTGCAATTCCCCCCTTCGTTCCTAAAAAACTTGAGAATAACGATCAGATCAAAATTGGTAACGTTCTTTTTAAATTTTTAGAGCAGGGAAGTATCGAAGCGATCACTCACCAAAATCTTCAGCAAAAGAGTGAGAAGGACCCACTCACAGGCGCCTGGAACAAAGGTGCTCTTCTTGTTAAAGGCCCCGAGTTCTTTAAACGGGCTCGTCTGTTAAACACTCCCATGAGTCTTTTGGTTTTAGATTTAGATCACTTCCGCAGAATTAACGAGACCTACTCCCACTTAGGTGGCGATGTTGTTCTTAGAGAAGTTTCGCAAGTGGTGAATAAACTCATTCGTAACGATGATTACTTTGCACGCTTCGGTGGTGAAGAATTTGTCGTGATGTTATTTGGATCCAATATCCAAAAAGCAGAAGAGATCGGCGAGCGTATTCGTTCGACCATCGAGAAGCACGAGTTTTCGCATCAAGGTCAAAACATCCCTGTGACCACCTCAATAGGGATTTCTGCCCAAGAGCCAGAGATGTCGACCTTCGATGAACTCTTCGCGAAAGCCGACACCGCTCTTTACGCCTCGAAAAACTCCGGCCGTAACCGCGTCACCTGTTTGTAA
- a CDS encoding glucose-6-phosphate isomerase → MWKIKNTAVDLTGSTYLRSAKDALTRVIADPSVGFCKPEILERGLTSTLSVVKPLLSTCDQVAVLGIGGSTLGAQALMQALQAESITSSRILFFDNIDSKSFYRKLKAIKNPDRCIFLLVSKSGGTIETLSQAEFIHQYLMKNFSVPLQSRAVVITESKSNPLMDWMKTEGRQLEVPLNVGGRYSVLTPVGMGPAALMGLKSEKLLAGGQMALSDTGLACEMIAQFLRSFENGEATTYFFNYCDDLEYFGMWIEQLWAESLGKKTDNKGKVAPAASIPISLRGAADQHSVLQQIAEGVQKKFVCFLRVGESEAGGERLSSTQFKNMELMHGRSLGELMAAEASATEQSLNNLGVNSLSLYTERLTEESIGYLFMTFELVVASLGLALGINPFDQPGVEHGKVITRSILTQK, encoded by the coding sequence ATGTGGAAAATTAAAAATACAGCGGTAGATTTAACGGGTTCAACGTATTTGCGTTCAGCCAAGGACGCCCTCACGCGTGTTATCGCCGATCCCTCCGTTGGATTTTGCAAACCCGAAATTCTCGAGCGTGGTTTAACGTCCACTTTGTCGGTAGTTAAACCGCTCCTCTCCACTTGCGATCAGGTGGCCGTTTTGGGAATTGGGGGAAGCACTCTGGGGGCTCAAGCCCTTATGCAAGCTCTCCAAGCCGAATCGATCACTTCATCTCGAATTTTATTCTTTGATAATATCGACAGTAAAAGTTTTTACCGAAAACTGAAAGCCATTAAGAATCCTGACAGATGTATTTTTTTGTTGGTCTCTAAAAGTGGTGGAACGATCGAGACACTTTCGCAGGCCGAATTTATTCATCAGTATCTAATGAAAAATTTTAGCGTGCCATTGCAGTCTCGTGCGGTGGTGATCACAGAGTCGAAGTCGAATCCTTTGATGGATTGGATGAAAACAGAAGGTCGGCAACTCGAAGTTCCATTGAATGTCGGTGGTCGGTATTCGGTTTTAACTCCTGTAGGAATGGGACCGGCAGCACTCATGGGATTAAAATCCGAAAAGCTGTTGGCCGGTGGTCAAATGGCTTTGTCAGACACGGGGCTTGCCTGCGAAATGATAGCGCAGTTTCTGCGAAGCTTCGAAAACGGTGAAGCAACGACTTACTTTTTTAATTACTGTGACGACCTCGAATATTTTGGAATGTGGATTGAGCAACTCTGGGCCGAATCCCTTGGCAAGAAAACCGATAACAAGGGGAAGGTGGCTCCCGCGGCGAGTATTCCAATCTCTTTGCGGGGGGCTGCAGATCAGCACTCGGTTCTCCAGCAAATTGCAGAAGGCGTTCAGAAGAAGTTTGTGTGTTTCCTTCGAGTGGGGGAAAGCGAGGCGGGTGGGGAGCGGCTGTCTTCCACGCAGTTTAAGAATATGGAGCTGATGCACGGTAGATCTCTCGGCGAGCTGATGGCGGCCGAGGCGTCAGCCACTGAACAATCCTTAAACAATTTGGGCGTAAATTCTCTGAGTCTCTACACTGAGCGGTTAACCGAGGAGAGCATAGGTTACCTGTTCATGACCTTTGAGCTCGTGGTCGCGAGTCTGGGTCTAGCTTTAGGTATCAATCCTTTTGATCAACCTGGCGTCGAGCATGGAAAAGTGATCACACGTTCCATTTTGACACAAAAATAA
- a CDS encoding aminopeptidase: MGYILNNGYQQMKLLNSRVAVEKIIADPKIEADVKRKLKLAIEAKEFAENELHLKKTKNYLTYVDLHRPYVTYIVSAAPKNELKYYTWYFPIIGSVPYKGYFTEKGARDEAKDLADEGYDTYVRGVSAYSTLGWFNDPILSSMMRYSDYDLVNTIIHETVHATLYIADNANFNERLATYLGDLGASLFYKKIGNGSAVLTEAEEDSHDQKLFSEFISKEIKDLEDWYGQHKEDAVQGREARFTAIKEKYKKDLKPKLKSNRYDSFADAELNNAKLLGYKLYMNDLNDFEKLSAKLDHDFQKILDFCKGLEKEKAPEDALKKFIDEVPR; encoded by the coding sequence ATGGGCTACATCCTCAATAATGGCTATCAACAGATGAAGCTTTTAAATTCGAGAGTGGCGGTTGAAAAAATTATTGCGGATCCTAAGATCGAAGCGGACGTAAAGAGAAAACTTAAGCTCGCTATTGAGGCCAAAGAGTTTGCCGAAAACGAACTGCATCTTAAAAAAACAAAAAACTATCTGACGTATGTCGATCTTCATCGTCCCTATGTCACCTACATTGTGAGCGCCGCGCCCAAAAACGAACTTAAATATTACACCTGGTATTTTCCGATCATCGGCAGTGTTCCCTACAAGGGATACTTTACAGAAAAAGGAGCTAGGGACGAGGCTAAGGATCTTGCCGATGAGGGTTACGACACCTATGTCCGCGGAGTTTCGGCCTATAGCACCCTCGGATGGTTTAATGATCCCATCTTGTCGAGCATGATGCGATATTCAGATTATGATCTGGTCAACACCATTATTCACGAAACGGTCCATGCCACGTTGTACATTGCTGACAACGCCAACTTTAACGAGCGTCTCGCCACTTATCTCGGCGATTTGGGCGCTAGTCTTTTTTATAAAAAAATAGGTAACGGCAGTGCGGTCCTCACGGAGGCCGAAGAAGACAGCCACGATCAAAAGTTATTCTCGGAGTTCATTTCAAAAGAGATTAAAGATTTAGAGGACTGGTACGGACAACATAAAGAGGATGCTGTCCAGGGTCGCGAGGCACGCTTTACGGCCATTAAAGAAAAGTACAAAAAAGATCTCAAGCCTAAACTCAAAAGCAACCGCTATGACTCCTTTGCGGACGCCGAACTTAATAACGCCAAACTCCTCGGCTACAAACTCTACATGAATGATCTTAATGATTTTGAAAAACTCTCCGCTAAGCTCGATCACGACTTCCAAAAGATCTTAGACTTCTGCAAAGGCCTAGAAAAAGAAAAGGCCCCCGAAGACGCCCTCAAAAAATTCATCGATGAGGTTCCTCGTTAG
- a CDS encoding Glu/Leu/Phe/Val dehydrogenase: MDQIINGELFKNALSSLDGAAKLINCDKNVLSRLRQPRRSVIVSVPVRMDDQSVKVFTGYRVQYNSTLGPYKGGIRYHQDVDLSEVAGLAALMTFKCSLLNLPLGGAKGGVQVDPTKLTRSELQSLTRRFASEIAPFIGPQEDIPAPDMGTDAQTMAWIMDTYSHQKGFAQPGVVTGKPVEIGGSLGRVTATGYGVIYIADKCLATQGKSISGSRIAIQGFGNVGQHAALLGSQMGARIVAVSDVSGGIFNGDGIDVADAVEYVKKNKSLKGYTKATPITNEELLTLEVDVLAPCALDRVIHKGNASQVKAKFVIEGANGPTTMEADEILNSKGIVVAPDILANGGGVIVSYFEWVQDISQYFWDEDQVNKNMKKIITHAFDAVWKFTLEHKTSMRQAAMAVAVKKIERAMLLRGLYPR, translated from the coding sequence ATGGATCAAATTATAAATGGTGAATTATTCAAGAACGCCCTCTCTTCTCTCGATGGCGCCGCGAAACTCATCAACTGTGACAAAAACGTTTTATCTCGATTACGCCAACCGCGCCGTTCGGTGATCGTGAGCGTTCCGGTTCGTATGGACGATCAGTCTGTAAAAGTGTTTACAGGCTATCGCGTTCAGTACAACTCGACACTAGGACCTTACAAAGGTGGAATTCGCTATCACCAAGATGTGGATTTGAGCGAAGTGGCCGGCCTCGCGGCACTTATGACTTTCAAATGCTCTCTCTTAAATCTTCCTCTCGGCGGAGCTAAAGGCGGAGTTCAAGTCGATCCGACGAAATTAACTCGCTCAGAGCTTCAAAGTTTAACTCGTCGTTTTGCCTCTGAAATCGCCCCTTTTATCGGACCTCAAGAGGATATTCCCGCTCCTGATATGGGAACCGACGCGCAAACCATGGCCTGGATCATGGATACCTACTCCCATCAAAAAGGCTTTGCTCAGCCTGGCGTTGTCACGGGTAAACCGGTTGAGATCGGTGGGTCTTTAGGTCGCGTGACCGCGACAGGTTACGGAGTGATTTACATCGCTGACAAATGTTTGGCGACTCAAGGAAAATCCATCAGCGGAAGCCGTATTGCCATCCAAGGATTTGGTAACGTCGGTCAACATGCGGCTCTACTCGGATCTCAAATGGGCGCTCGCATCGTCGCCGTGAGTGATGTTTCTGGCGGTATTTTTAACGGTGATGGGATCGACGTGGCCGATGCGGTCGAATATGTGAAGAAAAACAAATCTCTTAAAGGTTATACGAAGGCCACTCCGATCACGAACGAAGAGCTCCTCACTCTCGAAGTCGATGTCTTGGCTCCTTGCGCTTTGGATCGCGTGATTCACAAAGGCAATGCATCTCAAGTTAAAGCCAAGTTTGTGATCGAAGGCGCCAACGGACCAACGACGATGGAGGCCGACGAGATTCTGAATAGCAAAGGGATCGTTGTTGCTCCCGACATTCTCGCCAACGGTGGTGGCGTGATCGTCAGTTACTTCGAGTGGGTTCAGGATATTTCTCAGTACTTCTGGGATGAAGATCAGGTGAACAAAAACATGAAGAAGATTATCACTCATGCTTTTGATGCTGTCTGGAAATTCACTCTCGAGCATAAAACGAGCATGCGCCAAGCGGCCATGGCCGTCGCGGTGAAGAAGATCGAACGTGCGATGTTACTTCGCGGATTATATCCTCGCTAA